The genome window gtgtgtgtgtgtgtgtgtgtgtgtgtgtgtgtgtgtatacacgtgtgtgtgtatgtgtatgtgagcgtgtgcgtgtgtgtatgtgagcatgtgcatgtgtgtgtgtgtgtatacacatgtgtatgtgagcgtgtgtgtgtgtgtgtgtgtgtgtgtgtgtgtgtgtgtgtgtgtatgtgtgtgtactacctCGCCGTGGTCCCTCAGGCAGGTGATTGTGATCGTAGTGATGAGGTtgatgatgaggaagatgacGCCGAGGAGGCTGATAAGGCTGATGCTGCAGGTAAGGGTTCACCTCTCTACCCCCCACTGgtgctacaacacacacacacacacacacacacacacacacacacacacacaatgtgagtAAAAGGTGGATTTTAGCAAAAAGACAAGTTCTTCAGAGTTTAGCTTCCCACAGCACACAACAGAGTCGATCAGATATCAGACTGCTCTCTGGCGTCTTTCACTTTCAACTCTACAGCTGTGGAGCTCACAGTATATTTATAAACAAACGCACAGGGGAGACACTCATTTGAGACAATGTTTTGCACCTACCAACCAAATCGGCTTTGATGTCCTTTATGTCTACAGATATCTTCTGATATTACAGTACTGCCTTATGGttctttatatttaaaaaaacctTTATCATATAAATCATCATATAAGTGCTAGTATTCAATAGTTGGGGTAGGCCAAGTGTGTGGTATACTCGCTGATGGCGCTCATAGCTGTCTAACATCCGATAATGGCCAAGGCCACTGACCTCATATGTCGGGCCAAGGAACTGAAAAAAAAGGGAGAAGAATGAACTTCCCCCATTGAGTCGGCTGATGTACTGCCAACACGCCCTCCAACACACCTCATGTAATCAGCTACAGACAAATGATCAAGGGCAGCTTTGATGCTCCAGGGGCAGAACGTAGATAACATCCTATTACATGAAACAGATGAAAGCCACTCGGCTCAGCCTATGGGTTACAGTAAGACAATGTTATCTGCTGCCGGTGGtatatgtgtatgaatgtgagaaaatataTAGCAGGCCAAAGGGTATGAAAGGTAACTCGACTTTTACTTGGCCTCACTTGATGTCAGTAAAACACATGTTCAACTGTGACTGATGAGGTGATTCAAACAGGGAAGATTGCTTCTACCTCTAGACAtatacagtagctacatatatctgcctgtttgtatgtgtgtcgtATATGCTAATACTGTACAGTGCTGTACATGtgcgagtttgtgtgtatgtgtattcctgtgtgtgtcagtatgtgtgtgtgtgtgtgtgtgtgtgcgtgtgcgcgtgtgcgtgtgcgtgtgcgtgtgcgtgtgtgcgtgtgtgtgtgtgtgtgcatgtgctgagCATTCCATCACTCTGTCTGTCATTGCTCTGAGCCGTCCAAGGTGACAAAACAATCTCACTCTGGAGAGTCTTACCCCAGTATGGCCGTGTGACCAAGTGAGgtctgatggtggtggtggtggtggtcgtaGTGGTGGTAGTGACCGTGGTGGTGCTGGGAGTCGGAGGAACCCAAGGTGGAAAGCCAGCATGGTGGGGCTGTCGCAGAGGACTACGTCTCCCATGATACAGTGCGAACCGGTCAGGTGGAAGCCAGTACTCATACTCAATCCCAGTGTTCTTATCCGTGGACAAGACCTGTATAGATGAGAGGcaaaatagacctctgaagtttgcctacaaaaaagaaccaaaacggccatctttgcccatataaggagatctggttgttaattgaagctaactacctaaggcaagttgcattgcaagttagctctggggtagcaaaactCTAAGTAAGCCACCTTCACGAaccggagatcacagtagaGGGGCAGAGtagaaggcagaggacaaaagtgtgttcaggaaaacgtctgcatttcagactttttcatccctGCGAGAGTTTAataggtgcgataattcaaaatccccatgttattttcccataggaaaaatcgccagatactGGGTGTCAAAGATGgctgcttttttgtaggcgaacttcagaggtctatgcaGACCTCACCACTGACCCAATCACTGAGTAATGTATCCACGGACAAGACCTAGACCTATATAGATATGAGGCACGATGCAGACCTCACCACTGACCCAATCACTGAATAATGTAGCTACCAACATcatttgattatttaaaaaaacaggTAAGCAAGATAAACAAAGAGtttccaggagagagagagagagatagtgaacaccacacaaagaaaacactATACTCAAGCAcatgagatacacacacaaacatacacacgtacacacacacacaccagtttatatttataaatgtcttatttattgtatgttctgtattgtattgtttgatgtccAGCTTTGGtaatgcaaagaaatatttgtcatgccaataaagctaccttgaattgatctgaattgaattgaattgaattgagagataGTGTTGAAATGTCCTTATTCCTGAGAGGTTTGAAAGCTGGTTACCATAATGTGCAGGTCCTCCTTTGTCGGCCCTGGCACTTCGAAACTTTCCCAAGTGTCGGCGGAGCGCCGGTAGAGAAGTTTGGTGCCGGCCACACTGTACTCTCCTGGTGTGCTGATCTTCCAGTTGCCGTTGATGACAAACTGCGAACGGCCATTTTGGAGAGCTGAGGAGGACATGAGAGCATTTCATCAATTCATTCTGTCACTGAAATATGCATGCAATATTCCTTTATTTGCTTTTGTAAAGTGCTCTGTATAGACTTATTTGAGAAGTTGTACCAATCAAAACAGGCAAGGACACACAAGGCACAGCCATAACATGAAATGCAGCAGGCATTCATTTGTGTGGCTGGATGCCAAGTTTGAAGAAGGCCAGACGGCCGAAACGTCACTTCAACATTAAAACATATAGCAGAGTGTGCGGCattctctttattttctttaacaTTTGGATGCCTGTGCATGCCATTAATGTTTAATGAGCTGTGTGCACACAGCTTTGCCATTCACAATACAAGTCAAACAAGAACTACCACATACGGTGAGGTATTTCTATAGCATGTGATCAGTGTATAAAACTCACGCTAGCCATCACGCACGTCATCTGAATCTGAGATAAACCCCAGGATTGAGTCTCTGTGTCAATGTAACTTATCATTCATTCATCCTTTAAGTAACTTAACTGAATTGACAGGTGGGATTTGGATCAGAATGCACCGGGCCACACATATCACAGGGCGTCCTGACAAGCGCTATACCTGCCACATTGTTCCACACTTTGATTGAAATGTTCCATGAGCCATGAGTTTGTGTAAATAAGTCTTTCCCCTTGTGGGCGTTCTGTTCCCTCCATCTCCCGGTTCTCGTGTTTTGTTTGGGTTTTTTGttgaagctttttttttcagggcataacttttgttttgggtttttttgttttcttttttttgggagagggggggggggggggttttgcAGTGAAATATTTTCAAAACAACATGACCTTGGGGAGGATGCTCTGCCCAAGTTATCAGCGTACACAGCGTCTCTACCTCATGTGCATTACCGAcggatttacacacacaattaacacacatgcacacacaccccgctATCTGCATTCACACACTCGCACAGAGAAACCTTCTCACCCATTTGCATAAATGATCCCACTACTACTgatagacacatgcacacatatactgtacacacatacactccttcagtgagagagagcgagagagagagaagggggggggggtaaactCTCTGAATGTTTCATATGAGGACAAGGTGATAAAATAACACTCGAAATCAGCAAACATTTGACCAGGTTATTTTCCTCTGTCTGATTAATAGAATGTCAACTATGATGCAATCTGATCTATGGaacaacattctctctctctctctctctctctctctttaactctctctctctctctctctctcagaggtgAACCCAAAACAAAGTAATTATTCAGGACAAATGAATCTCGAGCACAGTCCTTCCACTACTCTGCAGTGAAGCATATTTCCTGCTGTATGTTGAGCCCTGTTTGGAGCTGCTGAATAATTCAGCAGAAAGCAGAACCTTGACAGGTGTTTGGTTCCTAGGGCTGGCAAAGGGAAACTGTGGGGGCTGTTACCCAGATAGTTCCTGCTGTTGTCCGTCACCCTGATGTGTGTGGCGCCAGCAGGGATCATGGTGACCTCATTGTACCCAAACGGCCCAtctggaaggagagagagagaatgaaagacatTTCTATACAGCAGCAATCCCTACACACCACCGCTGTTTCTATACAGCAGCAATCCCTACACACCACCGCTGTTTCTATACAGCAGCAATCCCTACACACCACCGCTGTTTCTATACAGCAGCAATCCCTTTACACACCACCGCTGTTTCTATACAGCAGCAATCCCTACACACACCACCGCTGTTTCAATACAGCAGCAATCCCTACACACCACCGCTGTTTCAATACAGCAGCAATCCCTTACACACCACCGCTGTTTCTATACAGCAGCAATCCCTTTACACACCACCGCTGTTTCAATACAGCAGCAATCCCTACACACCACCGCTGTTTCTATACAGCAGCAATCCCTACACACCACCGCTGTTTCTATACAGCAGCAATCCCTACACACCACCGCTGTTTCTATACAGCAGCAATCCCTACACACCACCGCTGTTTCTATACAGCAGCAATCCCTACACACCACCGCTGTTTCTATACAGCAGCAATCCCTACACACCACCGCTGTTTCAATACAGCAGCAATCCCTACACACCACCGCTGTTTCTATACAGCAGCAATCCCTACACACCACCGCTGTTTCTATACAGCAGCAATCCCTACACACCACCGCTGTTTCTATACAGCAGCAATCCCTACACACCACCGCTGTTTCTATACAGCAGCAATCCCTACACACCACCGCTGTTTCAACCACTGTTTCTCTTTATCCTCTTTGTGTTAAAACGTTATTCAAGTGAAGTAAGTGCTGTTCTAAAAAGAGCTCTTTAAAGCTCTACTGTCTGATCGGTCTGACGACTTAATCCAGCAGACTGGTACCATTACCAGTCTGCTGCACAGTCCTACACAGTCTTACTGGCACAATCCTACACAGTCTTACTGGCATGTACATAGTTTCATTATACTACTGATTTGGAAAGTGCTTGAAGGTACAGTCCTCAGTCATGATGAAATCTTGTTTTGAACTCAACAACCAGTCAAATATACTCTTCccttacactcttaaaacaagtgtgttgaaaataacacaacttgtgttgtccagatatgtccagatagggacaacacagtttgtgttgtttctaacacattgcttttgttatttgttttaagagtttacacagtatgtgttaaaataacacaacttgtgttgttttttaacacatataTCTATGTCcaaatagggacaacacagtttgtgttgttcctcacacatttatttatagagtgtatgtgttgttgAAGAAGAGTTGGATCCCTTCTTATTGCCGATAGGCTGGAATTGTGTTTAGCTCAGTCTGAGGTACTTTGTTTTCCAGTTGCAGATTGTGTACCAACACCTGAGCAAACACACTGGATGGACAGGTACGGGAATGTGAGCATTTCACTGGATTTAATGTAAGGTGTGATGTGATTAAGAACTACACCTTTAAAGTGACTGGTGTAGTTAAGTGCTACTGCCTTGACCTCTCCTTGTCcccttgtagtgtgtgtgggctgctgCAAGCCGCAGGGAATCTTTGAGAAAGCCAGTGCGCTCCAAGGCTCCTCACACACCCAAACAAAGGCTGCATTATCTGCCTGTTTTGCTCCTGTCTAAATCAGGTCTGTTTTCCCCCCGTGCAGCACCCTCACGTGAAGCCACTTACGGAGAGAGAGCACATCTCAGCAGATAGCCAGAGGCCACATCCACAAACACGCAGAAGTGCCTCTCTAGTTATTACACCCTCCACAcctctgtcattttctctctctctctctctttctctatccctctctcacacaatctccccacctctctctctctccctctctcttacacaatctccacacctctctctctctttatctctctctctccctctctctcatacaatctctccacctctctctctctctctctccctctctctcatacaatctctccacctctctctctctttatctctctttctctctctctctctctctctccctctcatacaatctccctctctctcatacaatctccccacctctctctctctccctctctcttacacaatctccacctctctctctctctctctctctctctttatctctctctctttctctctctctctctctctcctctccctctccctccacgtGAACCTCTGTCCTCCTCGTGGTTACTGTCGCTCGGAACACACTCCGGCTCTCTGCCACTGTTCTGTGGGCACCATTTAAGTGCGATTCATTCTGGCGAATTCCATGGCGCAGGGCCACAGCACCATGTAGATTCAGTGGGTCTGAGTGACGCCATAtgaagacagtgagagagagagagacagagagaaacagagagagtgtatgtgtgtgtgtgtgtgtgtgtgtgtgtgtgtgtgtgtgtgtgtgtgtgtgtgtgtaagctccCAAAGAAGATTAGAGCACTGACCTCTCCTtcactcctgtctctctctcatcccccctctctttctcccccctccgtctctttttctctccatcttggAGTGAAGCCAGGAACATGACAGAGGAATGATGGGACATATCCCACCGTTCAATGAGAAGGTGTAAAGACTCGTCATGAATAAACCTCTCTCTTATAGAGTACCAACCCTCCCCACTTATTGTAACTCAATACTCATAACAGTTTTTTCAAACCTGTGTGAAATACTCTGTTTGATGGCTGTGCCTGTGTTGCATGtttatgtattgtttttgtgtgtatgtatgtatctaggctatatgtttgtatatgtatctaggctatgtgtttgtatatgtatcTAGGCTATGTGCTTGTATATGTATCTAGGCTATGTGTTGGTATATGtatctaggctatgtattgGTATATGtatctaggctatgtattgttgtgtatgtatctaggctatgtgtttgtatatgtatctaggctatgtattgGTGTGTAGGTATCTAGgctatgtgttggtgtgtatatgtatgcactactttatgtgtttgtgtgtacagtatgtgtgtaggctatgtgtttgtgtgtaggctatgtgtttgtgtgcatgtgtgtaggctatgtttgtgtgtgtgtgtgtgtgtgtgtgtgtgtgtgtgtgtgtgtgtgtgtgtgtgtgtgcacaccttgTCCGTTGTTCTGGTAGATATTGCGGTGATGGAGACAGGTGCTGTTATGACCTCCACAAACCATGCAAGCGTCCTCCTCCTGCTTGGAGCCCAGGATCAGGTCACAGCCTGGCTCCTgttttacataaacacacacacacacacacacacacacacacacacacacacacatatttaaagcACAGTGATATATATGTAGGGTCACAGAGTGCATGCACATGTAGACAAGCAGTACTGACAAACAAGCCCAGAGACAtgtacaaagtgtgtgtgtgtgtgtgtgtgtgtgtgtgtgtgtgtgtgtgtgtgtgtgtgtgtgtgtgtgtgtgtgtgtgtgcacaccttgTCCATTGTTCTGGTAGATATTGCGGTGATggagaagtatgtgtgtgtgtgtgtgtgtgtgaagtatgtgtgtgtgtgtgtgtgtgcatgtaaagtgtgtgtgcatgtgtgtgtatgtgtgtgtgtgagtgtgtgtgtgtgtgtgtgcagttttcACCGGAGCCATCAGCCTCATTAGTGGGTGACCCTGCGGGTTTTTCCACAGCATAAAAGGAGCAGATAAACCCTTCTCCTCCCACACTCACTCCGCTGGGCTGGTCTGGGACCAGCTCACAGTGACACACATCTCAGTGTTCACCACCAACATTCTAAGATGTACACAGATGTTTTGCCCAGATTGATTGCATTCTCATGCCGGTTTAGGTTCATGTCACACGATTAACGCAAGACAAATTGGTTTCAGCGCGATTTTAAAGTGAGTCCATGTGTGAGCTCTTTTAGTGTGTTAGGAGTTCAAAAGTTCCTCTAAGGAGGATGAGCAGGGTCCAGTTGAGGCCAGGGAATAGAGAGGACATGGAGTAAGAAGTCACCCCTTGGTGGCAACCTTGAGCAGCAAGATGGCAAGTAGATTCTCTCCATTTGTCAAGTACACCCTATGGAACACTAACATTAACACACTTACTGTGACAGTCTCTTAACCCtcatcacaggtgtgtgtgtgtgtgtgtgtgtgtgtgtgtgtgtcgatatATCACTGTGGACTAGAACTTCTGGGACTACTTTAGGTCCATGTCTTGCACCCTACCCCCACAAcaaccacatcacacacacacacacacacacacacacacacacacacacacacacacacacacacacacacagtgtatttATCCTAATGTACACACAAACCTGCCTGCAGACACAATTTACCACATGCTGCTCATTCCCAGAACATCCCCGTGGTAAAAACGCtcattgacctttgacctttagtTGCTTAGTGCTCCCACTGACCTCTCACAGTTCGTAAATTCACCTGGACATGTCCCATAAACCTGCCATATCCAAAACGCGTTTCCATAAGGGGCTACCCCCTTTAATCTATCTGACGGTTGTGGGGACAGGAGGTGAGGAtgtggagtgtttgtgtgtgaagtaAATGACACTGCCTGACTGATAGAGATgtgttacaaacacacacacacacacacacacacacacacacacacacacacacacacattctccacaTCTAAGGGAGGAAAATAAAATCTTCAATCACTCCAAAAATCCTTTCATCAAGGCCAAAGTCCTCCCCAATCCTGGCTCTTTGGAGTGCTGAGAGGGAAAGTGGACCGCGGGCAAGAGAGAGGGCAGAAGGCTCTCCACATGGGAGGCACTatggtggaggaggggaattttgcttttctctctctctctctctctctctctctctgctctggtgGGTGTGCAGGACTGGCTGTTGTAATGGCATGTGAAAGGCCCAGTCGACACGGATAAGAGCAGCTAGGCCTTAACACACAGCATGGCTCATACCTGCTGAGgctctcatacaaacacacacatacacacacacacacacacacacacacacacacacacacacacacacggctaaactctcacactgacacagacacacacatacacctataacacacacacacacctacacaaatgGCATGCCTTATACCTGCTGAGCTTCAAACAGCAAGACAGAGCTCAACAAAGTCACATCAAtaatacatccacacacacacaatcatagactcaacaaatgaaaatatgtaacacacacacaaacaccccaccccacaccccacaccccaccacacattcacacacctacgcaccttcataaacacacacacactcataaacacacactctcaagtcaacacacactcaccagacaCTTCCCGttgacacacacagctgtagtcTCGGTCTGGCAGGGGGTGCCGTCCAGAACTCGGCCAAAATTGTAGTAAAAATTATGACCAACCGCCAGACAGCTCAATTCACATGGGTCAGAGCCTgatagaaggagggagaaagagagagaaagacagagagagagagagagagagagagagagagagagagagaaggagggagagag of Alosa alosa isolate M-15738 ecotype Scorff River chromosome 14, AALO_Geno_1.1, whole genome shotgun sequence contains these proteins:
- the adamtsl5 gene encoding ADAMTS-like protein 5 isoform X1, which codes for MSAHFNRKLFLCQTLTFIILLLSPLCLWAQHSSRVSVGGSVGAPRGRVRRQPHFRNEWSGWSGWSVCSRSCGGGASVRTRTCITRNPVGGPCVGDSRQYKICNTKECPVGEMDFREMQCKAFDDRPVTSGSRYKWTTFHGGSDPCELSCLAVGHNFYYNFGRVLDGTPCQTETTAVCVNGKCLEPGCDLILGSKQEEDACMVCGGHNSTCLHHRNIYQNNGQDGPFGYNEVTMIPAGATHIRVTDNSRNYLALQNGRSQFVINGNWKISTPGEYSVAGTKLLYRRSADTWESFEVPGPTKEDLHIMVLSTDKNTGIEYEYWLPPDRFALYHGRRSPLRQPHHAGFPPWVPPTPSTTTVTTTTTTTTTTTIRPHLVTRPYWAPVGGREVNPYLQHQPYQPPRRHLPHHQPHHYDHNHLPEGPRRAGHCGRCRRVRGRSERQRQYCEKDFVFRAQILEKRYRGEETRYDVQVIHTYRNRYRLEHREFLWVPNVCDCPALEEGRQYVLMVRRHINYERTLDRILLEEDSYVQPYRPREHSLLKPLEELCSNRGPLPQQPPAQRHHHRRG
- the adamtsl5 gene encoding ADAMTS-like protein 5 isoform X2 — encoded protein: MSAHFNRKLFLCQTLTFIILLLSPLCLWAQHSSRVSVGGSVGAPRGRVRRQPHFRNEWSGWSGWSVCSRSCGGGASVRTRTCITRNPVGGPCVGDSRQYKICNTKECPVGEMDFREMQCKAFDDRPVTSGSRYKWTTFHGGSDPCELSCLAVGHNFYYNFGRVLDGTPCQTETTAVCVNGKCLEPGCDLILGSKQEEDACMVCGGHNSTCLHHRNIYQNNGQDGPFGYNEVTMIPAGATHIRVTDNSRNYLALQNGRSQFVINGNWKISTPGEYSVAGTKLLYRRSADTWESFEVPGPTKEDLHIMVLSTDKNTGIEYEYWLPPDRFALYHGRRSPLRQPHHAGFPPWVPPTPSTTTVTTTTTTTTTTTIRPHLVTRPYWAPVGGREVNPYLQHQPYQPPRRHLPHHQPHHYDHNHLPEGPRRGHCGRCRRVRGRSERQRQYCEKDFVFRAQILEKRYRGEETRYDVQVIHTYRNRYRLEHREFLWVPNVCDCPALEEGRQYVLMVRRHINYERTLDRILLEEDSYVQPYRPREHSLLKPLEELCSNRGPLPQQPPAQRHHHRRG